The following proteins are co-located in the Malus sylvestris chromosome 13, drMalSylv7.2, whole genome shotgun sequence genome:
- the LOC126594884 gene encoding phosphate transporter PHO1 homolog 1-like isoform X1, translating into MVKFSKQFEGQLVPEWKDAFVDYWQLKKDLKKINLLDSNNNKNSPTNHQNSSSLSNTLVTSIRKFTPFGHPHREHDLIHVHRKLASSASKGDMYETELLEQFADTNAAKEFFSFLDLQLNKVNQFFRTKEKEFMERGESLKKQMDILIELKTAFKKQRGKGAFALNSKEDISMSVSFTSDEDSVKDKTEQEQLQDCTEDLEKNEVAYSEGTAYSEGTISGELGKSIRTKSEDGGKLRSMSSRSFSFQGKNLKINIPLTTPSRTFSAISYIVWEDLVNQSSKKCGADSGKLHINKTKLHHAEKMIRGAFVELYKGLGYLKTYRNLNMLAFIKILKKFDKVTGKQVLPIYLKVVESSYFNSSDKVMNLGDEVEELFTKHFAEEDRRKAIKYLKPTERKESHSVTFFIGLFTGCFIALLTGYAIMAHITGLYKRQPNSVYMETAYPVLSMFSLLFLHFFLYGCNIFAWRKARINYSFIFELSQTKELKYRDVFLICTMSLTTVVGVMCVHLLLLTKGYSYAQVQAIPGLLLLVFLLLLVCPFNIIYRSSRFRLLRVLRNIILSPLYKVVMLDFFMADQLCSQVPMLRNLEYVACYYITGSYKTQDYGYCMRAGHYRDLAYAVSFLPYYWRAMQCARRWFDEGHTSHLVNLGKYVSAMLAAVAKVAYEKERSIGWLCLVVIISTFATIYQLYWDFVKDWGLLQMNSKNPLLRNELMIRRKFIYYISMGLNLILRLAWMQTVLHSSFGHVDYRVTGLFLAALEVIRRGLWNFFRLENEHLNNAGKFRAVKTVPLPFHEVNDQD; encoded by the exons atggtgaagttctCCAAGCAATTCGAAGGGCAGCTCGTCCCTGAATGGAAGGATGCATTCGTCGATTACTGGCAGCTCAAGAAGGACCTCAAAAAAATCAATCTCCTTGActctaacaacaacaaaaactcaCCTACTAATCACCAAAATAGCTCGTCTTTATCCAACACTCTCGTCACTTCCATTAGGAAGTTCACTCCTTTTGGCCATCCACATAGAGAACATGACCTCATACAT GTTCACAGGAAGCTTGCCTCATCAGCAAGCAAGGGAGACATGTATGAGACTGAATTGTTAGAGCAGTTTGCTGATACTAATGCTGCGAAAGAGTTTTTCTCATTCCTCGACCTTCAGCTCAACAAGGTGAATCAGTTTTTCAGAACAAAGGAGAAAGAGTTCATGGAGAGAGGGGAGTccttgaagaaacaaatggaTATACTCATTGAGCTCAAAACCGCCTTCAAGAAACAGCGCGGCAAAGGAGCTTTTGCGCTGAATTCCAAGGAGGATATTTCCATGTCAGTCTCCTTCACATCTG ATGAGGATTCTGTTAAGGATAAAACAGAGCAAGAACAGCTGCAAGACTGCACAGAAGACTTGGAGAAAAATGAAGTGGCATACTCGGAAGGAACGGCATACTCGGAAGGCACGATATCCGGTGAATTGGGAAAATCAATTAGAACGAAAAGTGAAGATGGTGGAAAGCTAAGGAGCATGTCAAGTCGTTCTTTCAGCTTCCAAGGGAAGAACTTGAAGATAAACATTCCTCTAACAACCCCGTCGCGCACTTTCTCAGCGATCAGTTACATAGTTTGGGAAGATCTGGTGAATCAGTCCTCGAAAAAATGCGGCGCAGACAGTGGTAAGCTGCACATCAACAAAACTAAGTTGCATCATGCGGAAAAAATGATCCGAGGAGCTTTCGTCGAGCTCTACAAAGGGTTGGGATACCTCAAAACTTACAG GAACTTGAACATGCTTGCTTTTAtaaagattttaaagaagtttgaCAAA gtCACTGGAAAACAAGTTCTTCCGATTTATCTAAAAGTTGTGGAGAGTTCCTATTTCAACAGCTCAGATAAG GTGATGAACTTAGGAGATGAAGTTGAGGAGCTTTTCACCAAACACTTCGCTGAAGAAGACCGGCGAAAGGCCATAAAGTATCTTAAACCGACTGAGCGTAAAGAATCACATTCTGTAACATTTTTCATTG GTTTATTTACGGGATGTTTTATCGCACTCTTAACTGGATATGCCATTATGGCTCATATAACGGGATTGTACAAACGGCAGCCAAATTCAGTCTACATGGAAACTGCCTACCCTGTACTTAG CATGTTCAGCCTACTGTTTCTACACTTCTTCTTATACGGCTGCAACATTTTTGCGTGGAGAAAGGCGCGTATAAATTACAGTTTCATCTTTGAACTGTCCCAGACGAAGGAGCTAAAGTACAGAGATGTGTTCTTGATCTGCACCATGTCGTTGACTACGGTGGTCGGAGTCATGTGTGTTCATTTGTTACTGCTAACAAAAGGCTACTCATATGCCCAAGTTCAAGCAATTCCTGGCCTTCTTTTGTTG GTGTTTTTACTACTACTTGTGTGCCCCTTCAACATCATTTACCGATCAAGCCGTTTCCGCCTTCTTCGTGTCCTAAGAAATATCATTCTGTCGCCTCTGTACAAG GTTGTCATGCTGGACTTCTTCATGGCAGATCAACTTTGTAGTCAG GTTCCGATGCTTAGGAACCTCGAGTATGTGGCGTGTTACTACATAACCGGAAGCTACAAAACTCAGGACTATGGCTACTGCATGAGGGCGGGGCATTACCGAGATCTTGCCTATGCCGTGTCCTTCCTACCTTATTACTGGAGAGCAATGCAG TGTGCTCGGCGGTGGTTTGATGAGGGACACACAAGCCACCTTGTGAATCTAGGCAAATATGTGTCAGCAATGTTAGCAGCAGTAGCTAAAGTAGCTTATGAGAAAGAAAGGAGCATTGGATGGCTCTGTCTTGTCGTGATCATATCAACTTTCGCAACAATTTACCAATTGTATTGGGACTTTGTAAAGGATTGGGGTTTGCTACAAATGAATTCCAAGAATCCTTTGCTTAGGAACGAATTAATGATTCGCCGAAAGTTCATATACTACATctcaatg GGATTGAACCTTATTCTCAGGCTAGCTTGGATGCAAACTGTTCTCCATTCAAGTTTTGGACATGTAGATTACAGGGTAACCGGGCTGTTTTTGGCAGCTCTTGAAGTCATCAGAAGAGGGTTGTGGAACTTTTTCAG GTTAGAGAATGAGCATCTGAATAATGCAGGCAAGTTTAGAGCAGTTAAGACAGTACCACTGCCTTTTCATGAAGTGAATGATCAGGACTGA
- the LOC126594884 gene encoding phosphate transporter PHO1 homolog 1-like isoform X2, whose product MVKFSKQFEGQLVPEWKDAFVDYWQLKKDLKKINLLDSNNNKNSPTNHQNSSSLSNTLVTSIRKFTPFGHPHREHDLIHVHRKLASSASKGDMYETELLEQFADTNAAKEFFSFLDLQLNKVNQFFRTKEKEFMERGESLKKQMDILIELKTAFKKQRGKGAFALNSKEDISMSVSFTSDEDSVKDKTEQEQLQDCTEDLEKNEVAYSEGTAYSEGTISGELGKSIRTKSEDGGKLRSMSSRSFSFQGKNLKINIPLTTPSRTFSAISYIVWEDLVNQSSKKCGADSGKLHINKTKLHHAEKMIRGAFVELYKGLGYLKTYRNLNMLAFIKILKKFDKVTGKQVLPIYLKVVESSYFNSSDKVMNLGDEVEELFTKHFAEEDRRKAIKYLKPTERKESHSVTFFIGLFTGCFIALLTGYAIMAHITGLYKRQPNSVYMETAYPVLSMFSLLFLHFFLYGCNIFAWRKARINYSFIFELSQTKELKYRDVFLICTMSLTTVVGVMCVHLLLLTKGYSYAQVQAIPGLLLLVFLLLLVCPFNIIYRSSRFRLLRVLRNIILSPLYKVVMLDFFMADQLCSQVPMLRNLEYVACYYITGSYKTQDYGYCMRAGHYRDLAYAVSFLPYYWRAMQCARRWFDEGHTSHLVNLGKYVSAMLAAVAKVAYEKERSIGWLCLVVIISTFATIYQLYWDFVKDWGLLQMNSKNPLLRNELMIRRKFIYYISMVIAMSPSNKSQIWRTRFFLCGKQPRMNLFSK is encoded by the exons atggtgaagttctCCAAGCAATTCGAAGGGCAGCTCGTCCCTGAATGGAAGGATGCATTCGTCGATTACTGGCAGCTCAAGAAGGACCTCAAAAAAATCAATCTCCTTGActctaacaacaacaaaaactcaCCTACTAATCACCAAAATAGCTCGTCTTTATCCAACACTCTCGTCACTTCCATTAGGAAGTTCACTCCTTTTGGCCATCCACATAGAGAACATGACCTCATACAT GTTCACAGGAAGCTTGCCTCATCAGCAAGCAAGGGAGACATGTATGAGACTGAATTGTTAGAGCAGTTTGCTGATACTAATGCTGCGAAAGAGTTTTTCTCATTCCTCGACCTTCAGCTCAACAAGGTGAATCAGTTTTTCAGAACAAAGGAGAAAGAGTTCATGGAGAGAGGGGAGTccttgaagaaacaaatggaTATACTCATTGAGCTCAAAACCGCCTTCAAGAAACAGCGCGGCAAAGGAGCTTTTGCGCTGAATTCCAAGGAGGATATTTCCATGTCAGTCTCCTTCACATCTG ATGAGGATTCTGTTAAGGATAAAACAGAGCAAGAACAGCTGCAAGACTGCACAGAAGACTTGGAGAAAAATGAAGTGGCATACTCGGAAGGAACGGCATACTCGGAAGGCACGATATCCGGTGAATTGGGAAAATCAATTAGAACGAAAAGTGAAGATGGTGGAAAGCTAAGGAGCATGTCAAGTCGTTCTTTCAGCTTCCAAGGGAAGAACTTGAAGATAAACATTCCTCTAACAACCCCGTCGCGCACTTTCTCAGCGATCAGTTACATAGTTTGGGAAGATCTGGTGAATCAGTCCTCGAAAAAATGCGGCGCAGACAGTGGTAAGCTGCACATCAACAAAACTAAGTTGCATCATGCGGAAAAAATGATCCGAGGAGCTTTCGTCGAGCTCTACAAAGGGTTGGGATACCTCAAAACTTACAG GAACTTGAACATGCTTGCTTTTAtaaagattttaaagaagtttgaCAAA gtCACTGGAAAACAAGTTCTTCCGATTTATCTAAAAGTTGTGGAGAGTTCCTATTTCAACAGCTCAGATAAG GTGATGAACTTAGGAGATGAAGTTGAGGAGCTTTTCACCAAACACTTCGCTGAAGAAGACCGGCGAAAGGCCATAAAGTATCTTAAACCGACTGAGCGTAAAGAATCACATTCTGTAACATTTTTCATTG GTTTATTTACGGGATGTTTTATCGCACTCTTAACTGGATATGCCATTATGGCTCATATAACGGGATTGTACAAACGGCAGCCAAATTCAGTCTACATGGAAACTGCCTACCCTGTACTTAG CATGTTCAGCCTACTGTTTCTACACTTCTTCTTATACGGCTGCAACATTTTTGCGTGGAGAAAGGCGCGTATAAATTACAGTTTCATCTTTGAACTGTCCCAGACGAAGGAGCTAAAGTACAGAGATGTGTTCTTGATCTGCACCATGTCGTTGACTACGGTGGTCGGAGTCATGTGTGTTCATTTGTTACTGCTAACAAAAGGCTACTCATATGCCCAAGTTCAAGCAATTCCTGGCCTTCTTTTGTTG GTGTTTTTACTACTACTTGTGTGCCCCTTCAACATCATTTACCGATCAAGCCGTTTCCGCCTTCTTCGTGTCCTAAGAAATATCATTCTGTCGCCTCTGTACAAG GTTGTCATGCTGGACTTCTTCATGGCAGATCAACTTTGTAGTCAG GTTCCGATGCTTAGGAACCTCGAGTATGTGGCGTGTTACTACATAACCGGAAGCTACAAAACTCAGGACTATGGCTACTGCATGAGGGCGGGGCATTACCGAGATCTTGCCTATGCCGTGTCCTTCCTACCTTATTACTGGAGAGCAATGCAG TGTGCTCGGCGGTGGTTTGATGAGGGACACACAAGCCACCTTGTGAATCTAGGCAAATATGTGTCAGCAATGTTAGCAGCAGTAGCTAAAGTAGCTTATGAGAAAGAAAGGAGCATTGGATGGCTCTGTCTTGTCGTGATCATATCAACTTTCGCAACAATTTACCAATTGTATTGGGACTTTGTAAAGGATTGGGGTTTGCTACAAATGAATTCCAAGAATCCTTTGCTTAGGAACGAATTAATGATTCGCCGAAAGTTCATATACTACATctcaatggtaattgccatgtCTCCCTCAAACAAATCACAAATTTGGAGAACAAGATTTTTCTTGTGTGGCAAGCAACCGAGAATGAACTTATTCTCGAAATAA
- the LOC126594889 gene encoding uncharacterized protein LOC126594889 — MAATPTACGFSPAIPSLLPLITNPNKTISFFRPFSASQKNPTVGLSWSSTHGRRNPLCSRISHTAGVAPKRGYVVLAVSGLMSGNSETDAEWEPNNPNTDATIDIQLPRRSLLVKFTCNLCGERTNRLVNRLAYERGLIYVQCAGCQKYHKLVDNLGLVVEYDLREDFDVDTNADEV; from the exons ATGGCGGCGACACCAACCGCCTGCGGTTTCTCCCCCGCCATTCCATCCCTCTTGCCTCTCATAACTAACCCTAACAAAACCATTTCCTTTTTCCGACCGTTTTCTGCTTCCCAGAAAAACCCTACCGTCGGCCTCTCCTGGTCCTCAACCCACGGACGAAGAAACCCTCTCTG CTCAAGAATTTCCCATACGGCAGGTGTAGCACCAAAGCGGGGCTATGTGGTGCTGGCTGTTTCTGGGTTGATGAGTGGCAATTCTGAGACGGACGCAGAATGGGAACCCAATAATCCGAATACG GATGCTACGATTGACATACAACTTCCAAGAAGAAGCTTGCTTGTGAAATTCACTTGTAATTTGTGTGGTGAAAGGACAAATAGACTCGTCAATCGATTGGCTTATGAGCGGGGGCTTATTTACGTACAG TGTGCAGGGTGTCAAAAGTATCACAAGTTAGTTGATAATCTTGGCCTTGTGGTTGAGTATGACTTAAGGGAGGATTTTGATGTGGATACAAATGCGGATGAAGTTTGA
- the LOC126594888 gene encoding lysine-rich arabinogalactan protein 19-like, producing the protein MLFPGIRLPKMVSILLAFVLCCLSFQVILIGAQTPAAAPSTLPAATPPPTTTPAAPATLPTTTPPPSTAPTAVTQPPVNAAATPPTTTPASPSPKVAPSKSPAVPPPLPQSPPVSTPSQPPNLPPSPPVSTPTLPPPVAAPPASPTPVQAPAPVKATPAPAPAKVAPVPSPLKAPPVSAPAPVIVPPASQPVQAPSPAPPNHKGKNKHKHKHKHHHHAPAPAPTVQSPPAPPTVTDTEDDTTPAPSPSLNLNGGNALHQKGGISGFWVTIGLAITILLAKTG; encoded by the exons ATGCTGTTCCCTGGCATTCGTCTTCCAAAAATGGTTTCGATTTTGCTGGCTTTCGTTCTATGTTGCCTCAGCTTTCAGGTAATACTTATCGGTGCACAGACACCGGCAGCCGCACCCTCTACTTTGCCAGCTGCAACGCCCCCGCCTACTACCACACCTGCTGCACCGGCTACTCTGCCGACTACAACCCCACCACCTTCTACTGCACCAACCGCAGTAACACAACCGCCTGTAAATGCAGCAGCAACCCCACCAACCACCACACCCGCATCACCTTCCCCTAAGGTAGCACCATCCAAAAGCCCAGCAGTCCCACCCCCGCTACCCCAAAGTCCACCTGTGTCAACTCCATCACAGCCACCGAATCTGCCGCCATCACCACCTGTTTCGACACCAACATTGCCGCCTCCTGTAGCGGCGCCACCTGCATCTCCAACACCAGTTCAAGCCCCAGCCCCTGTTAAAGCAACTCCTGCACCGGCACCAGCTAAAGTAGCACCAGTGCCCTCACCATTAAAAGCACCCCCAGTATCCGCGCCAGCACCGGTTATTGTGCCACCAGCTTCACAACCAGTGCAAGCACCATCACCTGCTCCACCCAACCACAAGGGGAAGAACAAGCACAAGCACAAGCACAAGCATCATCATCATGCACCAGCACCTGCACCAACCGTACAAAGTCCCCCAGCACCACCTACGGTGACAGATACAGAGGACGATACAACACCGGCCCCATCAccaagtttgaatttg AATGGAGGAAATGCACTCCACCAGAAAGGAGGGATATCAGGATTCTGGGTTACGATCGGGTTAGCAATCACTATACTGCTGGCAAAGACAGGCTAA
- the LOC126594885 gene encoding lysine-rich arabinogalactan protein 19-like — MLFPGIRLPKMVSILLAFVLCCLSFQVILIGAQTPAAAPSTLPAATPPPTTTPAAPATLPTTTPPPSTAPTAVTQPPVNAAATPPTTTPASPSPKVAPSKSPAVPPPLPQSPPVSTPSQPPNLPPSPPVSTPTLPPPVAAPPASPTPVQAPAPVKATPAPAPAKVAPVPSPSKAPPVSAPAPVIVPPASQPVQAPSPAPPKHKGKHKHKHRHKHHHHHAPAPAPTVQSPPAPPTVTDTEDDTTPAPSPSLNLNGGNALHQKGGISGFWVTIGLAITILLAMTG; from the exons ATGCTGTTCCCTGGCATTCGTCTTCCAAAAATGGTTTCGATTTTGCTGGCTTTCGTTCTATGTTGCCTCAGCTTTCAGGTAATACTTATCGGTGCACAGACACCGGCAGCCGCACCCTCTACTTTGCCAGCTGCAACGCCCCCGCCTACTACCACACCTGCTGCACCGGCTACTCTGCCGACTACAACCCCACCACCTTCTACTGCACCAACCGCAGTAACACAACCGCCTGTAAATGCAGCAGCAACCCCACCAACCACCACACCCGCATCACCTTCCCCTAAGGTAGCACCATCCAAAAGCCCAGCAGTCCCACCCCCGCTACCCCAAAGTCCACCTGTGTCAACTCCATCACAGCCACCGAATCTGCCGCCATCACCACCTGTTTCGACACCAACATTGCCACCTCCTGTAGCGGCGCCACCTGCATCTCCAACACCAGTTCAAGCCCCAGCTCCTGTTAAAGCAACTCCTGCACCGGCACCAGCTAAAGTAGCACCAGTGCCCTCACCATCAAAAGCACCCCCAGTATCGGCGCCGGCACCAGTTATTGTGCCACCAGCTTCACAACCAGTGCAAGCACCGTCACCTGCTCCACCCAAACACAAGGGGAAGCACAAGCACAAGCACAGGCACaagcatcatcatcatcatgcaCCAGCACCTGCACCAACTGTACAAAGTCCCCCAGCACCACCTACGGTGACAGATACAGAGGACGATACAACACCGGCCCCATCAccaagtttgaatttg AACGGAGGAAATGCACTCCACCAGAAAGGAGGGATATCAGGATTCTGGGTTACGATCGGGTTAGCAATCACTATACTGCTGGCAATGACGGGCTAA
- the LOC126594886 gene encoding lysine-rich arabinogalactan protein 19-like, whose translation MLFAGIRLPKMVSILLAFVLCCLSFQVILTGAQTPAAAPSTLPAATPPPTTTPAAPATLPTTTPPPSTAPTAVTQPPINAAATPPTTTPASPSPKVAPSKSPAVPPPLPQSPPVSTPSQPPNLPPSPPVSTPTLPPPVAAPPASPTPVQAPAPVKATPAPAPAKVAPVPSPSKAPPVSAPAPVIVPPASQPVQAPSPAPPKHKGKHKHKHRHKHHHHHAPAPAPTVQSPPAPPTVTDTEDDTTPAPSPSLNLNGGNALHQKGGISGFWVTIGLAITILLAMTG comes from the exons ATGCTGTTCGCTGGAATTCGTCTTCCAAAAATGGTTTCGATTTTGCTGGCTTTCGTTCTATGTTGCCTCAGCTTTCAAGTAATACTTACCGGTGCACAGACACCGGCAGCCGCACCCTCTACTTTGCCAGCTGCAACGCCCCCGCCTACTACCACACCTGCTGCACCGGCTACTCTGCCGACTACAACTCCACCACCTTCTACTGCACCAACCGCAGTAACACAACCGCCTATAAATGCAGCAGCAACCCCACCAACCACCACACCTGCATCACCTTCCCCTAAGGTAGCACCATCCAAAAGCCCAGCAGTCCCACCCCCGCTACCCCAAAGTCCACCTGTGTCAACTCCATCACAGCCACCGAATCTGCCGCCATCACCACCTGTTTCGACACCAACATTGCCACCTCCTGTAGCGGCGCCACCTGCATCTCCAACACCAGTTCAAGCCCCAGCTCCTGTTAAAGCAACTCCTGCACCGGCACCAGCTAAAGTAGCACCAGTGCCCTCACCATCAAAAGCACCCCCAGTATCGGCGCCGGCACCAGTTATTGTGCCACCAGCTTCACAACCAGTGCAAGCACCGTCACCTGCTCCACCCAAACACAAGGGGAAGCACAAGCACAAGCACAGGCACaagcatcatcatcatcatgcaCCAGCACCTGCACCAACTGTACAAAGTCCCCCAGCACCACCTACGGTGACAGATACAGAGGACGATACAACACCGGCCCCATCAccaagtttgaatttg AACGGAGGAAATGCACTCCACCAGAAAGGAGGGATATCAGGATTCTGGGTTACGATCGGGTTAGCAATCACTATACTGCTGGCAATGACGGGCTAA